Proteins from one Rosa chinensis cultivar Old Blush chromosome 7, RchiOBHm-V2, whole genome shotgun sequence genomic window:
- the LOC112177958 gene encoding oxysterol-binding protein-related protein 1D, whose translation MLMTSTFLPVSFWLLNLKWSGLQVSSIRASKSDDKRLSIFTGTKTLHLRCLSREDRAAWIEALLAAKDLFPRVLSSNDLVPSEDIVVSTEKLRLRLAHEGVGEPVIKDCESIMLLEVSELQNQLKALQSKHVMLLDTLRQLETEKIELETTVVDETKKRESYCSQGNRRHSDFYSVMSEGSGTDSDAENESQDGGDVETDEDEGTYFDTYDILSSYALRSAYYRSREGALKQMKRK comes from the exons ATGCTCATGACCTCTACTTTTTTACCTGTTTCCTTTTGGTTACTGAATTTGAAGTGGTCTGGTTTACAGGTCTCTTCAATTCGTGCCAGCAAATCAGATGATAAAAGGCTTTCCATATTCACAGGAACTAAAACTCTTCACTTGCGTTGTTTATCTAGAGAGGACAGAGCTGCATGGATTGAGGCATTGCTGGCTGCTAAAGATCTTTTCCCCAGAGTTTTGTCAAGCAATGATTTAGTGCCTTCAGAAGATATAGTTGTTTCAACAGAGAAGTTACGATTAAGATTGGCACATGAGGGAGTTGGTGAGCCAGTTATCAAAGACTGCGAGTCAATTATGCTTTTAGAAGTCTCAGAGCTGCAAAACCAGTTGAAGGCTCTTCAGAGTAAACATGTTATGTTGTTAGACACATTGAGACAATTGGAG aCAGAGAAAATAGAGCTGGAAACTACAGTAGTGGACGAAACAAAGAAGCGTGAGTCATACTGCAGTCAGGGCAATAGGAGACATAGTG ATTTTTATTCCGTCATGTCAGAGGGCAGTGGAACTGATTCTGATGCAGAAAATGAAAGTCAAGATGGAGGAGATGTTGAAACAGATGAAGATGAAGGAACATACTTTGATACTTATGATATTTTGTCTTCATATGCTTTAAGAAGTGCATACTACCGGAGTAGAGAAG gtgcACTGAAGCAAATGAAGaggaaatga
- the LOC112176382 gene encoding geraniol 8-hydroxylase codes for MDFLSSIVLLCLCFISWFLIQALHRRTRVRLPPGPKPFPLIGNLFELGDKPHLSLTKLSQNYGPIMSLKLGRITTIVVSSSTMAKEILRTNDQLFCNRTIPDALRDIGDYSLPWIPVSTRWRNLRKICTSHLFHTKVLDANQETRRVKVQELIASVNDCMVKGLAIDIGKAAFKTTLNLLSRTIFSVDLADDSSSSSEMTREFKKIVNGIVEEAGKPNLGDYFPVIREIDPQGIRRRFTNYYNKMLGLIESVISQRLECRKGGDYVTSNDMLDALINLSEEKNEEDLKNSEVVEHLFVALFVAGTDTTSATLEWAMAELLHNPKSLSKAQEELDQMIGKGKPIEETDIARLPYLQAIIKETFRLHPTVPLLLPRKAETDVVIGGYIVPKGAQVLVNVWAIGRDPGLWDNPNSFMPDRFLGLDNQFDVMGKNFELIPFGGGKRICPGLPLAMRMLHLMLGSLINCFDWKLEDGVVPETMNMEDKFGLTLQMAQPLKAVPQSSLVSTMNNLME; via the exons ATGGATTTCTTGTCTAGTATAGTACTGTTGTGTCTCTGCTTTATCTCCTGGTTCTTAATCCAAGCCCTCCATAGAAGAACCAGAGTTAGGCTTCCACCAGGACCAAAGCCATTTCCATTGATTGGAAATCTGTTTGAGCTTGGAGACAAACCTCATCTCTCTTTAACCAAGCTTTCACAAAACTATGGCCCCATAATGTCTTTGAAACTCGGCCGGATAACCACTATTGTAGTTTCTTCATCAACCATGGCCAAAGAAATCCTCCGAACCAATGACCAACTCTTTTGCAACCGAACAATCCCAGATGCGTTGCGAGACATAGGAGACTACAGTTTGCCTTGGATACCAGTATCAACAAGGTGGAGAAATCTTCGAAAAATATGCACCTCCCACCTCTTCCACACCAAAGTACTTGATGCCAACCAAGAAACCCGGCGAGTGAAAGTGCAAGAGCTCATAGCTAGTGTCAATGACTGCATGGTAAAGGGTTTGGCAATAGATATTGGAAAGGCTGCTTTCAAAACTACACTCAATCTGCTATCGAGAACTATTTTCTCAGTGGATTTGGCTGATGACTCGAGTAGTAGTAGTGAGATGACTAGAGAGTTCAAGAAGATTGTTAATGGTATCGTGGAAGAGGCTGGGAAGCCGAATTTGGGGGACTATTTTCCTGTGATTAGGGAGATTGATCCCCAAGGCATAAGGCGGCGCTTTACGAATTATTACAACAAGATGTTAGGCTTGATTGAATCAGTGATCAGTCAAAGGTTGGAATGTAGAAAAGGGGGTGATTATGTAACAAGTAATGATATGTTGGATGCTCTTATAAACCTCAGTGAAGAGAAAAATGAGGAGGATTTGAAGAACTCCGAAGTTGTTGAACATTTGTTTGTG GCTCTATTTGTTGCGGGAACAGATACCACTTCAGCCACATTGGAATGGGCAATGGCGGAGCTACTACACAACCCAAAGAGCCTTTCTAAAGCTCAAGAAGAGCTGGATCAAATGATTGGAAAAGGAAAACCAATCGAGGAAACCGACATTGCTAGACTCCCTTACTTACAAGCAATAATCAAGGAAACCTTCCGGTTGCACCCAACGGTTCCGTTGCTACTGCCACGAAAAGCTGAAACAGATGTAGTAATTGGGGGCTATATTGTCCCAAAGGGTGCACAAGTTCTAGTTAATGTTTGGGCCATAGGCCGAGACCCCGGCCTTTGGGACAACCCAAACTCTTTTATGCCGGATAGGTTCTTAGGATTGGACAACCAATTTGATGTTATGGGAAAAAACTTTGAGCTTATTCCATTTGGCGGTGGGAAGAGAATCTGTCCAGGTTTGCCATTGGCAATGAGAATGTTGCACTTGATGTTGGGTTCACTCATTAACTGCTTTGATTGGAAGCTTGAAGATGGAGTTGTACCTGAGACTATGAACATGGAAGACAAGTTTGGCCTCACTTTACAAATGGCTCAGCCTCTCAAAGCTGTTCCCCAGTCCTCATTGGTTTCTACTATGAATAATTTAATGGAATAA
- the LOC112176383 gene encoding AAA-ATPase At3g50940: MFSITSMPSTTSVLSTYTTFSAAAMLIRTVISEVQTMVGQFIPQKLQDKIIATLAGLFGNLPNSQMTLIIDENNGLSINEVYQASELYLSTRITASIDQLKVSKSPRQNNFSVTINKGEKITDEFEGIQLRWEFCCSETKQANMDYESYCSSTEVVEHKSIQLSFHKQYREKVLETYLPYVVQRSKAIKEENKVVRLHALGNFGGECSIGPWGSVIFEHPSTFDTLAMDPMLKKELIADLDRFVKRKEFYGRVGKAWKRGYLLYGPPGTGKSSLIAAMANYLKFDIYDLELTYLHSNSELRRLLVSTANRSIIVIEDIDCSIELKDRQVRGTNPSDSQLTLSGLLNFIDGLWSSCGDERIIVFTTNYKDKLDPALVRPGRMDMHVHMSYCTPCGFKTLAHNYLKVKTHHLFNEIETFIKEVDTTPAEIAEELMKSEDTDVALEGLIAFLRKKKEMNCNAEANVEETIENNELKEE, from the exons ATGTTTTCTATAACAAGCATGCCTTCAACAACATCAGTTCTATCAACCTACACCACATTTTCTGCTGCAGCAATGCTGATCAGGACAGTGATCAGTGAGGTCCAGACTATGGTCGGCCAGTTCATACCTCAAAAACTCCAGGACAAAATCATTGCCACACTTGCAGGCCTATTCGGTAACCTTCCTAATTCTCAAATGACTCTTATCATTGATGAAAACAATGGCCTCTCTATCAATGAAGTTTACCAGGCTTCAGAACTCTACTTAAGCACAAGGATCACTGCCTCAATTGATCAACTTAAGGTTTCCAAGTCCCCACGCCAAAACAACTTCTCTGTTACCATAAACAAAGGCGAGAAGATCACTGACGAGTTTGAAGGAATACAGTTGAGGTGGGAATTCTGTTGTTCTGAAACGAAACAGGCGAATATGGACTATGAAAGCTATTGCTCATCAACAGAAGTAGTAGAGCATAAGTCAATTCAGCTCAGTTTCCACAAGCAATACAGAGAAAAGGTATTAGAAACTTACCTGCCATATGTAGTGCAAAGATCAAAAGCAATTAAAGAGGAAAATAAGGTGGTGAGGCTGCATGCACTTGGAAACTTTGGTGGAGAATGTTCGATCGGTCCCTGGGGTTCAGTCATCTTTGAACATCCATCAACTTTTGACACATTGGCAATGGACCCAATGCTGAAGAAAGAGTTGATTGCTGACTTGGACAGGTTTGTGAAGCGAAAGGAATTTTATGGCAGAGTAGGCAAGGCATGGAAACGAGGGTACTTGTTGTATGGTCCTCCTGGCACTGGAAAGTCAAGCTTGATTGCAGCCATGGCTAATTACCTCAAGTTTGATATCTATGATTTGGAGCTTACATATTTACACAGCAACTCTGAGCTTAGGAGACTGTTAGTCTCCACCGCAAATCGATCAATCATAGTGATTGAGGATATTGACTGCAGCATTGAATTGAAGGACAGACAAGTTAGAGGAACCAACCCCAGTGACAGCCAG TTGACACTATCCGGATTGCTCAATTTCATTGATGGTTTATGGTCAAGCTGTGGAGATGAGAGGATAATTGTGTTTACCACCAACTACAAGGACAAGCTAGATCCTGCATTGGTGAGACCAGGCCGAATGGATATGCATGTTCACATGTCCTACTGCACACCGTGTGGATTCAAGACCCTTGCTCATAACTACCTTAAAGTAAAAACTCATCATCTCTTCAATGAAATTGAAACATTCATAAAGGAGGTTGATACGACTCCAGCAGAGATTGCAGAAGAACTCATGAAAAGTGAAGACACCGATGTAGCGCTGGAAGGACTCATTGCATTcctgaggaagaagaaagagatgaaCTGCAATGCTGAAGCCAATGTTGAAGAAACAATAGAAAATAATGAACTAAAGGAAGAATGA